The genomic window TTTTAATCCTTGAATGCTGCAATCCTGGATACTTTTGATACCTGTCTGACCAAAGAACGCGGGGGGCTGCAGATGAACCCCATCTGCAAGTTGTATCCCTAAGTTAGTGTAGAGTTCCTAATGAAAAAAATCTTAGTCGTTGATGACGATGTTAACCTCCGGAGCAATCTGGCTCAATATCTGATGAGCCGAGGATATCTGGTTCAGGAAGCAGCATCCGGTGTGGAGGGAGTCGTCCTCTTCGAGCAACAGCCCTTTGATTTGATCGTGTCAGATATCACGATGCCCGAAATGGATGGATTTGAATTTTGTCGGCATCTGAGGGCCAATCGAGCCGGTCAGCTCA from Leptolyngbya sp. 'hensonii' includes these protein-coding regions:
- a CDS encoding response regulator, giving the protein MKKILVVDDDVNLRSNLAQYLMSRGYLVQEAASGVEGVVLFEQQPFDLIVSDITMPEMDGFEFCRHLRANRAGQLIPFLFLSGREEIEDRIQGHAIGADDYLKKPFEPRELIAKIETQLERSQRTHAEIL